From the genome of Sulfurovum sp. NBC37-1, one region includes:
- a CDS encoding metal ABC transporter permease, giving the protein MSLITLLWPAFALAILLVFIHAIFGLEIIKRGVIFTDLAIGQFAAIGVALSLLFFDGQYAFVLTLLFALIGAFLISTATYRVKHIEAFIGMLYALGASAIIVLLSNTTQGTELFNKLQATDILFTMPSDLWEPLILYSSIALLFYLFRKSLSGIKKEMFFFGLLALTVTSSVQLAGVLVVFVLLIVPAFISLLQRRFNPLVFAWIIGSIIIILSMTISYIYDLPTGYTIVFLASMTGILSALIISKQRIT; this is encoded by the coding sequence ATGTCACTGATCACATTACTTTGGCCGGCTTTTGCGTTGGCAATACTGTTGGTCTTTATCCATGCTATTTTCGGACTGGAGATCATCAAACGCGGCGTAATCTTTACCGATCTTGCCATTGGTCAGTTCGCTGCGATCGGTGTAGCACTCAGCCTCCTCTTCTTTGATGGGCAATATGCCTTTGTGCTTACCCTGCTCTTTGCCCTGATCGGTGCATTTCTCATCTCTACCGCAACCTATCGTGTCAAACATATCGAAGCCTTTATCGGCATGCTCTATGCTCTGGGGGCAAGTGCGATCATCGTACTGCTCTCCAATACCACACAGGGAACAGAGCTTTTCAACAAACTACAGGCAACCGATATTCTCTTCACTATGCCATCGGACCTCTGGGAGCCGTTGATACTTTACAGCAGTATCGCTCTACTTTTTTATCTTTTTCGCAAGTCACTGTCAGGTATAAAAAAAGAGATGTTTTTCTTTGGTCTTTTGGCGCTGACCGTTACATCTTCCGTACAGCTTGCAGGGGTTTTGGTGGTTTTCGTACTGCTTATTGTTCCCGCATTTATATCATTGTTGCAGCGTAGGTTCAACCCTCTCGTCTTTGCCTGGATCATCGGGTCGATCATCATTATACTTTCTATGACGATATCATATATTTACGACCTTCCCACAGGTTATACTATCGTATTTCTTGCTTCCATGACGGGAATTCTAAGTGCATTGATCATTTCAAAACAAAGAATAACTTAA
- a CDS encoding response regulator — translation MINDGFKIRYENLDLIKDLQQANIDAQIASETKSEFLANMSHEIRTPMTGILGFVEQLAKKENDPERLRQFNIITKSGQTLLSIINDILDLSKIESGKMTLEPQPTDLHKLFDDTITLFDELIKSKNIDLHKEIDEKLPKCLIIDQLRFKQVILNLLSNAIKFTPSGGSISLQASYDHTTQILQCAVQDTGLGIGKEHLEKIFHAFAQEDTSTTRRYGGTGLGLTISSKLLHMMKGQIHVQSTLGEGSRFYLDVPVVSCKETDLFIDENLLDEKRVGNLVLKGHVLVVDDQEFNQMLLGTVLKQYGVTYDSANDGVDAVSLYRQNSYDAIFMDENMPNMNGIEATRQIRSIEEEHARTRTPIIAVTANALSYDKQRFLDAGMDEYISKPYTEEAVLNVLKHYLHNSKS, via the coding sequence ATGATCAACGATGGATTCAAGATCCGCTATGAAAACCTCGATCTGATAAAAGACCTCCAGCAGGCAAATATAGATGCTCAGATCGCATCAGAAACCAAGTCCGAATTTCTTGCCAACATGAGCCATGAGATCCGTACACCGATGACGGGTATCCTTGGTTTTGTCGAACAGTTAGCCAAAAAAGAGAACGACCCGGAACGGCTCAGACAATTCAATATCATCACAAAATCCGGTCAGACACTGCTTAGTATCATCAATGATATTTTGGATCTCTCAAAAATAGAAAGTGGCAAAATGACTCTGGAGCCACAACCCACTGACCTACACAAACTTTTTGATGATACGATCACACTTTTTGATGAGCTTATCAAGAGTAAAAATATTGATCTCCATAAAGAGATCGATGAAAAGTTGCCAAAATGTCTCATCATTGACCAGTTACGTTTCAAACAAGTGATCCTTAACCTTCTTAGCAATGCGATCAAATTTACACCCAGTGGCGGAAGTATTTCACTTCAGGCATCTTATGACCATACAACCCAAATACTTCAATGTGCAGTCCAGGACACAGGATTAGGCATAGGAAAAGAGCATCTTGAAAAGATATTTCATGCGTTTGCGCAAGAGGATACCTCAACTACCCGTCGCTATGGAGGCACAGGACTTGGGCTGACTATCTCCTCCAAACTTTTACATATGATGAAGGGTCAAATACATGTTCAAAGTACTTTAGGGGAAGGTAGCCGTTTTTATCTTGATGTACCTGTAGTATCCTGCAAAGAAACTGACCTATTTATAGACGAAAACCTACTTGATGAAAAAAGAGTTGGCAACTTAGTACTCAAAGGCCACGTACTTGTTGTGGATGACCAGGAGTTTAACCAAATGCTCCTAGGTACAGTTTTGAAACAGTATGGCGTAACCTATGACAGTGCCAATGACGGGGTTGATGCAGTCAGTCTTTATAGGCAAAATAGCTATGATGCCATCTTTATGGATGAGAACATGCCAAATATGAACGGCATAGAGGCAACAAGACAGATAAGAAGTATAGAAGAGGAACATGCACGTACCCGCACGCCTATCATCGCAGTTACTGCCAATGCACTCTCGTACGATAAACAGCGTTTTTTGGACGCAGGTATGGATGAGTATATCAGCAAACCCTATACAGAAGAAGCTGTCCTTAACGTATTAAAACACTACCTTCACAATTCAAAAAGCTAA
- the rseP gene encoding RIP metalloprotease RseP, producing MGILVALLVLSVLIFFHELGHFTAARFFGVQIDVFSIGFGKRLWTKKIGKTEWSISAIPLGGYVRMKGQDDTDPTKVSYDEDSYNTKKPWQRIVILLAGPFANFLMAFLLYLAIAYMGVPKLLPYVDKVTKDSPAYQAGLQKKDKILQINGINIRFWEDIGKQINASQGKLTMIIERDHHLKTLTLKPKVIEDKNVFGEMVKRRIIGITPLPKQTTVIYGFTEGWKYAWDETVKASTLIFKSVQKLITGEVSTDQLGGIITIVDVTAQASHAGILALFFFTALISVNLGVLNLMPIPALDGGHIMFNLYEMLRGKAPSENVMYYMTVTGWVLLAGLMFLGIYNDIHRLMG from the coding sequence ATGGGTATTTTAGTTGCACTGCTGGTTCTTTCCGTACTGATCTTCTTTCATGAGCTTGGGCATTTCACTGCTGCACGTTTTTTTGGAGTACAAATCGATGTCTTCAGTATAGGATTTGGTAAACGCCTTTGGACAAAAAAGATTGGAAAGACCGAGTGGAGCATCTCCGCCATTCCTCTTGGCGGTTATGTCAGGATGAAAGGCCAGGATGATACTGACCCGACAAAGGTCAGCTACGATGAGGACAGTTACAATACCAAAAAACCATGGCAGCGTATTGTCATCCTGCTCGCCGGGCCTTTTGCCAATTTTCTGATGGCTTTCCTCCTCTACCTTGCCATTGCTTACATGGGTGTACCAAAACTGCTTCCGTATGTAGACAAGGTCACCAAAGATTCTCCGGCCTATCAGGCAGGCCTTCAAAAAAAGGACAAAATCCTTCAGATCAACGGTATAAATATCAGATTCTGGGAAGATATCGGTAAGCAGATCAATGCATCACAGGGAAAACTCACGATGATCATCGAAAGAGACCATCATCTCAAAACACTGACACTTAAACCCAAAGTGATCGAGGATAAGAATGTTTTTGGAGAAATGGTCAAACGGCGCATTATCGGTATTACCCCTCTGCCGAAACAGACGACTGTGATCTACGGCTTTACCGAAGGATGGAAGTATGCCTGGGATGAAACGGTCAAGGCAAGTACCCTGATCTTCAAAAGTGTACAGAAGCTCATTACCGGAGAGGTCAGTACAGACCAGCTCGGAGGGATTATCACTATCGTCGATGTCACGGCACAGGCGAGCCATGCCGGTATTTTGGCACTTTTCTTCTTTACAGCATTGATCTCAGTGAACCTTGGGGTACTGAACCTCATGCCGATCCCCGCACTGGACGGTGGACACATCATGTTCAACCTCTACGAGATGCTAAGGGGTAAAGCACCCAGTGAAAATGTCATGTACTATATGACCGTTACAGGCTGGGTACTGCTTGCCGGCTTGATGTTCCTTGGGATTTATAACGATATCCATCGGCTTATGGGCTAA